The Candidatus Acidiferrales bacterium genome contains a region encoding:
- a CDS encoding GTP-binding protein, translating to MAKEKFERSKPHLNIGTIGHIDHGKTTLTAAITKVLSKHNPKVQFRA from the coding sequence ATGGCGAAGGAAAAATTTGAGCGGAGCAAACCGCACTTAAATATTGGGACGATCGGGCACATCGATCACGGGAAGACGACGCTGACGGCGGCGATCACCAAAGTGCTTTCGAAGCACAACCCCAAGGTGCAATTCCGGGCG